One window of the Chryseobacterium camelliae genome contains the following:
- a CDS encoding DUF190 domain-containing protein, with translation MNAENLAIAKIYFRYGQSVVGQNFWRKLWNNNLGEYLLKKAKQNAIHQANIFTAKSGYLNNGSIQYNISEIPSSENPVCLELVDESSKIKAFLNENKEELQKVSLILLNDMIIELA, from the coding sequence ATGAACGCAGAAAATTTAGCCATTGCAAAAATATACTTTAGATACGGACAATCAGTAGTTGGGCAGAACTTTTGGAGGAAACTTTGGAATAATAATCTTGGAGAATATCTTTTGAAAAAGGCGAAACAAAACGCTATCCATCAAGCCAATATTTTTACTGCTAAAAGCGGATATTTAAATAACGGTTCTATCCAATACAATATTTCTGAAATTCCGTCATCTGAAAATCCTGTTTGTTTAGAGTTAGTAGATGAATCCAGTAAGATAAAGGCTTTTTTGAACGAGAATAAAGAAGAATTACAGAAAGTATCTTTGATATTACTGAATGACATGATTATTGAATTAGCATAA
- a CDS encoding sulfatase-like hydrolase/transferase, with product MLAKTKAWFKNTVFVIVADHCASSAGKWEININKHHIPAIIYNLNQKPEKIDRLMSQIDLMPTLFGYLGWDYNTALYGKDINQTKIGEERAFIGNYRTLGLLKGDIFTQINDRKKTVQYNFDQKSGEMREDQFKNSELTNETISYYQTASERFKEGKMKEIQK from the coding sequence TTGCTTGCAAAAACAAAAGCTTGGTTTAAAAATACAGTTTTTGTCATAGTAGCGGACCATTGTGCCAGTAGCGCAGGAAAATGGGAAATCAACATAAACAAGCATCACATACCTGCAATTATTTATAATTTAAATCAAAAGCCTGAGAAAATTGATAGATTGATGTCTCAAATTGATTTAATGCCAACACTATTCGGTTATTTAGGGTGGGATTACAATACTGCTTTATATGGTAAAGATATTAACCAAACGAAGATTGGGGAAGAACGTGCTTTCATAGGTAATTATCGTACACTTGGTTTGCTAAAAGGAGATATTTTTACCCAAATTAACGACCGTAAAAAAACAGTTCAATATAACTTTGATCAAAAATCCGGGGAGATGAGAGAGGATCAATTTAAAAATAGTGAACTTACTAATGAAACCATTTCCTACTATCAAACTGCAAGCGAAAGGTTTAAAGAAGGGAAAATGAAAGAAATTCAAAAATAA
- a CDS encoding PepSY-like domain-containing protein: MKKLAFLLAATASISFTYAQKVSEKEVPAVVKSALQKEFPTIKTIRWEKEKDNFEAGFIQDHKDYSVLINPSGNILETEKAIPVNMLPEKARAYIHQNYPSKKIAESAKITDAKGNLTYEAEVGKKDLIFDSKGHFIKVAQ; encoded by the coding sequence ATGAAAAAGTTAGCATTTCTATTGGCAGCTACTGCAAGCATAAGCTTTACTTATGCGCAAAAAGTTTCAGAAAAGGAAGTTCCTGCCGTTGTAAAATCGGCATTGCAAAAAGAGTTTCCAACTATCAAAACCATTAGGTGGGAAAAGGAAAAAGACAATTTTGAAGCAGGCTTTATACAAGACCATAAAGACTATTCTGTTCTCATCAACCCTTCAGGCAATATTTTGGAAACTGAAAAGGCTATTCCCGTTAATATGCTTCCTGAAAAAGCCAGAGCGTATATCCATCAAAACTATCCCAGTAAGAAAATAGCGGAGTCCGCAAAAATTACTGATGCTAAAGGTAATCTTACCTATGAAGCCGAGGTAGGCAAAAAAGACCTGATTTTCGATTCTAAAGGCCACTTTATAAAGGTTGCTCAGTAG
- a CDS encoding membrane protein — protein sequence MKTLNKVASVTVLFWLMKIVATTLGETLGDFISMTLQLGYGTGMLITAIFFTIILSIQLTLKKYIPVVFWMVIIATTTLGTEISDFTDRTLGAGYFLGSVMLITFLFLTLFIWYKSYHNLEVYPIFQKRKEVLYWIAILFSNSLGTAFGDFLSDNLGLSYLNGALITGCIIIVVVLLHYFTRLNHVLLFWIAFIFTRPFGATFGDFLTKPLSNGGLNLGTANASIVSLILLSMMVIFSHLNSFRKKSSTV from the coding sequence ATGAAAACTTTAAATAAAGTTGCGTCTGTAACGGTTCTTTTCTGGCTGATGAAAATTGTCGCTACCACTTTGGGAGAAACTTTGGGTGATTTTATATCTATGACTTTGCAATTAGGATACGGAACCGGCATGCTAATTACTGCTATATTTTTCACCATTATATTGTCGATACAGCTAACCTTAAAAAAGTATATTCCGGTTGTATTTTGGATGGTCATCATTGCCACAACCACATTGGGTACAGAAATTTCTGATTTTACTGACCGAACCTTGGGCGCAGGATATTTTTTAGGAAGCGTAATGCTTATAACTTTTCTTTTTCTCACGCTCTTTATTTGGTACAAATCGTATCATAATCTTGAGGTGTATCCAATTTTCCAAAAAAGAAAAGAAGTTTTATACTGGATTGCAATATTGTTTTCTAACAGTTTAGGAACTGCTTTCGGAGATTTTTTAAGTGATAATCTCGGGTTGAGTTATTTAAATGGAGCATTGATTACAGGCTGCATTATTATAGTAGTTGTCCTGCTGCATTATTTTACAAGGCTCAATCACGTATTATTGTTTTGGATCGCCTTCATTTTTACCCGTCCCTTCGGAGCCACTTTTGGAGATTTTCTTACCAAACCCCTTTCAAATGGAGGATTAAATCTCGGAACAGCAAATGCTTCTATCGTGTCTCTGATTTTATTATCGATGATGGTAATATTTTCTCATCTGAATTCTTTCAGAAAAAAATCTTCTACCGTCTAA
- a CDS encoding LTA synthase family protein — MKILFLGFSFDITTGLFFITTYNIFLLALPKKWIGSLLDKTFTYCYCFIVLLLMYFSLMAEIPFWDEFGVRFNFIAVDYLIYTYEVITNINQSYPLPLIIGILLILIVLSFYLFQEKKFFLYSFTNKMPFLKRLIMSVSLLILTFSLGFFLKNNWADNGNNLTVNELGKNGVFSFFAAFRSNELDYGTFYPTINQRQAYLVLRKKLLQNNQHYLSKSNTEILRETEGETLIRPNIILLTIESFSAEFLKSFGNTQNLTPNYDALSAESIFFTNLFATGTRTVRGMEALTLSIPPTPGNSIVRRPDNQHLFSVATIVRNKNYHPYFIYGGDGYFDNMNNFFGGQGFDIVDRDRGNTLSEDIATKRYRIPDSEVSFENAWGVCDEDLYKQSIKYADINFEEKKPFFQFVMTTSNHKPYTFPNGKINLPQGERDAAVKYTDYALGKFIACKNKSLV, encoded by the coding sequence ATGAAAATACTTTTTTTAGGATTTTCATTCGATATCACAACGGGTCTGTTTTTCATAACAACATATAACATTTTTCTTCTTGCTCTTCCCAAAAAATGGATTGGTAGTTTGCTGGATAAAACATTCACCTATTGTTATTGCTTTATTGTTTTGTTATTGATGTATTTCAGTTTGATGGCAGAAATCCCATTTTGGGATGAATTTGGGGTAAGATTCAATTTCATTGCTGTCGACTATCTTATATACACTTATGAAGTTATTACTAATATCAATCAATCCTATCCACTTCCGCTGATTATAGGGATATTATTAATTCTGATTGTTCTAAGTTTCTATTTATTTCAAGAAAAAAAATTTTTCCTTTATAGTTTTACGAATAAAATGCCATTTCTAAAAAGATTGATAATGAGTGTAAGCCTATTAATATTAACCTTTAGCCTTGGCTTCTTTTTAAAAAATAATTGGGCTGATAACGGAAATAATCTTACGGTAAATGAATTAGGTAAAAATGGGGTGTTTTCATTTTTTGCTGCATTCAGATCGAATGAGCTTGATTATGGAACTTTTTATCCAACAATAAATCAAAGGCAAGCCTATCTGGTTCTAAGAAAAAAACTTTTGCAAAACAACCAGCACTATTTGTCAAAAAGCAACACAGAAATTTTACGAGAAACCGAAGGCGAAACACTTATTAGGCCTAATATTATTTTATTAACCATTGAGAGTTTTAGTGCTGAATTTTTAAAATCATTCGGTAATACCCAAAATCTTACGCCAAACTATGATGCACTATCCGCAGAAAGCATATTTTTTACCAATTTGTTTGCGACTGGTACACGTACTGTGAGGGGAATGGAAGCACTCACCTTATCCATTCCGCCCACTCCTGGAAACAGTATTGTAAGGCGTCCCGATAATCAACATCTTTTTTCTGTGGCCACAATTGTAAGAAACAAAAATTATCATCCATATTTCATTTATGGTGGTGATGGTTATTTCGACAATATGAACAATTTTTTCGGGGGTCAGGGTTTTGATATTGTTGACAGGGATCGTGGCAACACACTTTCAGAAGATATAGCTACCAAACGGTACCGTATTCCAGACAGTGAAGTAAGTTTTGAAAATGCTTGGGGCGTTTGTGATGAAGATCTTTACAAACAGTCCATAAAATATGCAGATATCAACTTTGAAGAAAAAAAACCTTTCTTTCAATTTGTGATGACAACATCTAATCATAAGCCCTATACTTTTCCAAATGGAAAAATAAATCTTCCTCAGGGAGAGCGTGACGCTGCCGTTAAATACACTGATTATGCTTTAGGAAAATTTATTGCTTGCAAAAACAAAAGCTTGGTTTAA
- a CDS encoding YncE family protein translates to MKSLPFKISLILLSFTIKAFAQVPFDGDIKNNSLAVSPDEKIAAASYSDSTEIKIYDLSKAELKTTIKGFVNPRNILFSPDGKLIYITDSSLGYLMVYNSDNYQLIKKYPVGYGAFGTAISKDGKQLFINNEATNTVTLVNPETSEVKNIITGFHQPRQGVKFNPDNTKLYVTNFGNDHITVVDVKTLKIEGEVEGFNKIRAISISKDGKTLYAANSGTNELLIVDIASKKIAYRIPVGKDNYGASLSPDGKFVLSGNKIDNTISVVDVKTNKNIQTIKGFKEPRQAIVFSKYGKFLYVLNNDLSVDKVSMANYKIVQSMK, encoded by the coding sequence ATGAAATCACTACCATTTAAAATTTCACTGATACTTTTAAGCTTTACAATAAAAGCGTTCGCACAAGTTCCATTCGATGGGGATATTAAAAATAATTCACTTGCAGTTAGCCCTGATGAAAAAATAGCGGCGGCTTCTTACAGTGATTCTACAGAAATTAAAATTTATGACCTATCCAAAGCCGAGTTAAAAACTACAATCAAAGGTTTTGTCAACCCCAGAAATATCCTTTTCTCTCCGGATGGAAAGCTAATTTACATTACCGATAGTAGTCTTGGATATCTGATGGTTTATAATTCTGACAATTATCAGCTGATTAAAAAATACCCGGTTGGCTATGGTGCATTTGGGACTGCTATCTCAAAAGATGGGAAACAGCTGTTTATCAACAATGAAGCGACTAATACGGTAACCTTGGTCAATCCAGAAACATCTGAGGTCAAGAATATCATTACTGGCTTTCATCAGCCCAGGCAAGGGGTGAAATTTAATCCTGATAATACAAAGCTCTATGTGACCAATTTTGGAAACGACCATATCACCGTTGTTGATGTTAAAACGCTAAAAATAGAAGGAGAAGTGGAGGGTTTCAATAAAATCCGGGCCATCTCGATTAGTAAGGACGGTAAAACCTTATATGCAGCGAACAGCGGAACAAATGAACTGCTTATAGTAGACATCGCCAGTAAAAAGATTGCTTATCGCATTCCTGTTGGGAAAGATAATTACGGAGCAAGTTTGTCTCCAGATGGAAAATTTGTGTTAAGCGGTAACAAAATTGATAATACTATTTCAGTAGTTGACGTTAAAACCAATAAGAATATCCAAACCATCAAAGGTTTTAAAGAACCAAGACAAGCCATCGTTTTTTCGAAATACGGAAAGTTCCTTTATGTTTTGAACAACGATTTAAGTGTGGATAAAGTCAGCATGGCTAACTATAAAATCGTTCAGTCAATGAAATGA
- a CDS encoding sensor histidine kinase, translating into MGRVNGLLNKTLLYYTFLATFVLLLSAPFFYLVMEKLYTDDVDEAIYLRKKEFEIDHLKTIRSSDIHIWNRFNRDVRIIPDTISGNRKNKIIQETIFDEVVPEWEPYRVLYSDVKIEGKPYVLKIQLNLVESEDLIKAIIYVYLVILGGMLLVIFFITRFIANRLWKPFYETLQLIDKFNIEQQSLPSFNKTGTKEFDQLNTGIEKMIVSNVKSYNSQKSFTQNASHELQTPLAIFQSKLDLLLQDTSLTQQQSVVLQSLYEASLRLSRINKNLLLLTKIENRQYAEVSTFTVNELVNDVIGYFEEQAENKNLRIEIEENAIIEINANRVLTEILINNLILNAIRHNLENGNITILIEDAKFSIINTGIYKELDNAILFKRFGKATTDTRSSGLGLAIVKEIVEQYKWDIKYEFKNNLHCFTVLF; encoded by the coding sequence ATGGGACGTGTGAATGGCTTACTAAACAAAACATTACTCTATTATACTTTTTTGGCAACATTCGTTCTGTTGTTGAGTGCTCCTTTTTTCTATCTTGTAATGGAAAAGCTATATACGGACGACGTGGATGAAGCGATATACCTGCGAAAAAAAGAATTTGAAATTGACCATCTTAAAACGATTCGTTCTTCTGATATTCATATATGGAACCGCTTCAACAGGGATGTAAGAATTATACCGGATACCATTTCTGGAAACCGCAAAAATAAGATTATTCAGGAAACTATATTCGATGAAGTAGTACCGGAATGGGAACCTTATCGGGTACTATATTCGGATGTGAAGATTGAAGGAAAGCCTTATGTATTAAAAATTCAGCTCAACCTGGTAGAATCCGAAGATTTGATTAAAGCCATTATTTATGTCTATCTGGTCATTCTCGGAGGAATGCTGCTGGTTATATTTTTCATAACCCGTTTTATTGCAAACCGTTTGTGGAAACCATTTTACGAAACATTACAACTGATTGATAAATTTAATATTGAACAACAATCGCTTCCATCATTCAATAAAACCGGAACAAAAGAATTTGACCAACTGAACACAGGAATTGAAAAAATGATTGTTTCTAATGTAAAATCATATAACTCCCAGAAATCCTTTACCCAAAATGCTTCACACGAGTTGCAGACTCCTTTGGCAATTTTTCAATCCAAACTCGATTTACTTTTACAGGATACTTCACTTACCCAGCAACAATCCGTTGTTTTGCAGTCTTTGTACGAAGCCTCGCTGCGTCTATCCCGTATCAATAAAAACCTATTGCTCCTCACCAAAATTGAAAACAGGCAATATGCAGAGGTTTCAACATTTACGGTAAACGAATTGGTCAATGATGTTATTGGCTATTTTGAGGAACAGGCAGAAAATAAAAATTTACGGATAGAAATCGAAGAAAATGCTATCATTGAAATTAACGCCAACAGGGTTTTAACAGAGATATTAATAAATAACCTTATACTAAATGCTATACGGCATAATTTAGAAAATGGAAATATTACCATTCTAATTGAAGATGCCAAATTCAGTATAATCAACACAGGAATTTATAAAGAACTTGACAATGCTATTCTTTTTAAAAGATTTGGCAAGGCAACCACCGATACACGAAGTTCAGGCTTAGGTTTGGCTATCGTGAAGGAGATTGTGGAACAATACAAATGGGATATCAAATACGAGTTTAAAAATAATCTGCATTGTTTTACAGTGCTTTTCTAA
- a CDS encoding voltage-gated chloride channel family protein — MHYHQKSKGQKSFIRTKAFFRAYPSLPYIIKWLFISLVIGACIGTASALFLKTLGWVTDFRENHLWLIALLPVAGFVIGYIYHQFGKEVEAGNNLLIDTIHDPKEIIPFRMAPFVYLGTLATHLFGGSAGREGTAIQMAGSIADQFTKPLKLNLNERKVLIIAAIAAGFGSVFGTPLAGAIFGLEVFLIGRLKYDSIFPAFASAIIADLVTKLWKTGHTHYHIPTIPDFSFLNGLYAILAGIAFGLCAAIFSKTIHRVGKIFKAKISYPPLRPLVGGILVATAVWALGTTKYIGLGIPTIVSSFEQQLPAYDFALKMIFTIVTLAAGFKGGEVTPLFFIGAALGNSLGYFIPLPTGLLAGMGFVAVFAGATNTPLACSIMAIELFGSDCGVYVAIACVVAYLFSGHSSIYGRQMIGEPKHNRFGNYTGKRLNEL; from the coding sequence ATGCATTATCATCAAAAATCGAAAGGGCAAAAATCCTTTATCAGAACAAAAGCTTTTTTTAGAGCTTATCCATCACTTCCCTATATCATCAAATGGTTATTCATTAGCCTTGTAATAGGTGCTTGTATCGGAACTGCGTCCGCATTATTTTTAAAAACATTAGGCTGGGTTACAGATTTCAGGGAAAATCACCTTTGGTTGATTGCCTTACTTCCGGTTGCAGGGTTCGTAATCGGATATATTTACCATCAATTTGGTAAAGAAGTTGAAGCAGGAAATAATCTGCTGATTGATACTATTCACGACCCTAAAGAAATCATTCCTTTTCGGATGGCGCCTTTTGTTTATCTCGGAACTTTGGCTACCCACCTCTTTGGAGGTTCTGCGGGAAGAGAAGGAACAGCGATACAAATGGCAGGTTCTATTGCCGACCAATTTACCAAGCCACTAAAACTCAATCTAAATGAAAGAAAAGTTTTAATTATTGCCGCCATTGCTGCCGGTTTTGGTTCTGTATTCGGAACGCCGCTAGCCGGAGCCATTTTCGGTCTGGAAGTTTTTCTGATTGGCAGACTAAAATATGATTCGATTTTTCCGGCATTTGCATCGGCAATCATCGCAGACTTAGTCACCAAACTTTGGAAAACCGGACATACCCATTATCATATTCCGACCATTCCTGATTTTTCATTTTTAAATGGTTTATACGCCATTCTTGCCGGAATAGCTTTCGGGCTATGTGCTGCAATTTTCAGCAAAACCATTCATCGTGTGGGTAAAATTTTCAAAGCAAAAATTTCTTACCCACCTTTACGTCCTTTGGTTGGAGGTATTTTAGTTGCAACCGCAGTTTGGGCTTTAGGAACGACAAAATATATCGGTTTAGGAATTCCTACCATTGTTTCGTCTTTTGAACAGCAATTACCAGCCTACGATTTTGCATTAAAAATGATTTTTACCATTGTTACATTAGCCGCAGGATTTAAAGGTGGTGAGGTGACACCTTTATTTTTTATCGGAGCTGCATTGGGAAATTCGCTGGGCTATTTTATTCCTTTACCAACAGGGCTTTTGGCAGGAATGGGCTTTGTAGCAGTTTTTGCAGGCGCTACCAATACACCTCTGGCTTGTAGTATTATGGCAATTGAACTTTTCGGGAGTGATTGTGGGGTTTATGTAGCCATTGCGTGCGTTGTTGCTTATTTATTCTCAGGTCATAGCAGTATTTATGGCAGACAGATGATCGGTGAGCCTAAACACAACAGGTTTGGAAACTACACCGGAAAAAGACTAAATGAACTATAA
- a CDS encoding response regulator transcription factor, giving the protein MKILIIEDEKLLAESIATYLKQEQYNCEFASTFDEAIEKTGVYEYDCILLDLNLPDGEGLEILEALKKESKQDGVIIISARDAVDDKIIGLKLGADDYLPKPFHLSELSARIYSVIRRRQFSSTNHLEINELSIDLLAKEVRVNNQVITLTKKEYDLLIFLIGNKNRIVSKVALAEHLSGDMADMLDNVDFVYAHVKNLKKKLADAGCDDYIKTVYKMGYKWDV; this is encoded by the coding sequence ATGAAAATATTAATTATAGAAGATGAAAAGTTATTGGCTGAAAGTATTGCCACTTACTTAAAACAGGAACAATATAATTGTGAATTTGCTTCTACTTTTGATGAAGCTATTGAAAAAACAGGCGTTTACGAATATGATTGCATTTTGTTAGATTTGAATCTTCCTGATGGCGAAGGTCTGGAAATTCTGGAAGCGTTAAAAAAAGAAAGTAAACAGGATGGTGTCATTATTATTTCGGCAAGGGATGCTGTAGATGATAAAATTATAGGGCTCAAATTAGGTGCGGATGATTACCTCCCAAAACCTTTTCATCTTTCAGAACTGAGTGCCAGAATATATTCGGTAATACGAAGAAGACAGTTTTCCAGTACCAATCATTTAGAAATCAATGAACTTTCAATTGATTTGCTTGCGAAAGAAGTACGTGTAAACAATCAAGTGATTACACTTACAAAAAAAGAATATGATTTGCTTATTTTTTTAATTGGCAACAAAAATCGTATTGTATCTAAAGTAGCTTTAGCAGAGCATCTATCAGGAGATATGGCAGATATGTTGGATAATGTAGATTTTGTGTATGCACACGTAAAAAACTTGAAAAAGAAGCTGGCAGATGCTGGTTGCGATGATTATATCAAAACAGTTTATAAAATGGGCTACAAATGGGACGTGTGA
- a CDS encoding efflux RND transporter periplasmic adaptor subunit translates to MKYTTLILLFSGLIITSCHHTAEQNPADIKPVATVDYTTIATRPMEEQTKLTATSVYLKRSQVIAPIAGFITHVYTKYGDAVQKGQVLFEIETKERSAIGNDGLSGDNMLNNFGKISIKAPTSGMVTIIDRQQIGEYVMEGNPLCTIVQNNDLAFQLNMPYEFHNSAERNRNCLLVLPDGSKLNATIVKPLTTLNAIDQTQAYLLKPSKNIFLPEGLVASVLLTTNSRQHAQVLPKTAVLSDALLQHFWVMKLANDTTAIKLPVMIGMRNKDNVEIISPAFSSTDRILTEGNYGLSDTALVKIKKR, encoded by the coding sequence ATGAAATATACCACTCTAATCCTATTGTTCTCAGGATTAATTATTACATCCTGTCATCATACAGCGGAGCAAAATCCAGCCGACATAAAACCCGTTGCTACAGTAGATTATACAACAATAGCTACCAGACCGATGGAAGAACAGACAAAACTCACCGCTACATCAGTTTACTTAAAACGCAGTCAGGTTATTGCGCCTATTGCGGGATTTATTACACACGTGTATACCAAATATGGAGATGCTGTCCAAAAAGGACAGGTACTCTTTGAAATAGAAACCAAAGAAAGGTCTGCCATTGGTAATGATGGTTTGAGTGGTGATAATATGTTAAACAATTTTGGAAAAATAAGCATCAAAGCGCCCACTTCAGGTATGGTTACTATAATAGACCGTCAACAAATCGGGGAATATGTGATGGAAGGAAATCCTTTATGCACAATTGTACAGAATAATGATCTTGCCTTTCAACTCAATATGCCTTATGAGTTTCATAATTCCGCAGAAAGAAACAGGAACTGTTTGCTGGTTTTACCCGATGGTTCTAAGTTAAATGCCACTATTGTAAAGCCGCTTACTACGCTAAATGCAATTGATCAAACACAGGCATACTTGCTAAAACCCTCAAAAAACATATTCCTGCCCGAAGGATTGGTCGCTTCTGTATTGCTTACTACCAACAGCAGACAGCACGCACAGGTGTTACCAAAAACAGCCGTTTTAAGCGATGCTTTACTGCAACACTTTTGGGTGATGAAACTGGCAAACGATACTACAGCCATAAAATTACCGGTTATGATCGGAATGAGAAACAAAGATAATGTAGAAATTATTTCACCTGCTTTTTCTTCAACTGATAGGATACTGACCGAAGGAAACTACGGATTGTCGGATACGGCTTTAGTCAAAATAAAAAAACGATGA
- a CDS encoding TolC family protein codes for MIVLRFLLGIAFLFPAMSYAQQTLDYYIQTAKSNSPLIKDNQFQSEAARLELERLKSVYTKPQVGIVANYLMAPVVANNNGKTSLQLSPGNADSYYGQDAGLTNGGLYQGLVQVNQPLFMKSRFSAIADEAGIGIKINQNNIRLTNFELEKIITDQYILCLQDMHQIDFLTKYINILKDQKELTTKLVNSSVIKLSDLSLLDIELQTQLIAQQTMQASYSKNILDMNVLAGIPDSNSSKKITPLDLFLNNDNTESSFTEKYNLDSSRLVAQQKIFELKYKPQWNLFANGGFNTTDASLIYRRIGISAGVSFTMTLFDGRQKAINRTRTNFLLQTTQAYKENFLNQNSVRKNNFLQQINAIEERIRLTETQVKEYDKLLGYYKQELIRGQISVINYVNTIKNAIGLEKDFITMQTNRQLLINAYNYWNK; via the coding sequence ATGATTGTTCTTAGATTTCTGTTAGGTATAGCATTCCTATTTCCTGCAATGAGTTATGCTCAGCAAACCCTTGATTACTATATACAAACTGCGAAAAGCAATAGCCCGCTAATAAAGGACAACCAGTTTCAATCAGAAGCTGCACGTCTCGAATTAGAAAGGCTAAAGTCCGTGTATACCAAACCACAGGTAGGTATCGTAGCCAATTATCTTATGGCACCGGTTGTAGCCAATAATAATGGTAAAACTTCGCTTCAGTTAAGCCCGGGAAATGCTGATAGCTATTATGGTCAGGATGCAGGGCTTACGAATGGAGGCTTATACCAAGGATTGGTACAAGTAAACCAACCATTATTTATGAAGTCCAGGTTTTCTGCTATTGCAGATGAAGCCGGTATTGGCATAAAAATAAACCAAAATAATATACGCCTGACCAATTTTGAATTGGAAAAAATAATTACCGACCAGTACATCCTTTGTCTGCAGGATATGCACCAGATTGATTTCTTAACGAAATACATCAACATTCTAAAAGATCAGAAAGAGCTCACAACGAAGTTGGTAAACAGTAGCGTAATCAAGCTTTCAGACCTGTCATTGCTCGATATAGAACTTCAAACTCAACTTATTGCGCAGCAAACAATGCAGGCATCTTACAGCAAGAATATATTGGATATGAATGTACTTGCAGGTATACCAGATAGTAATTCATCAAAGAAAATAACACCTTTAGATTTGTTTTTAAACAATGATAATACGGAATCTTCATTTACCGAAAAATACAATCTAGATAGCTCCAGACTTGTTGCACAGCAAAAAATATTTGAACTTAAATATAAACCACAATGGAATTTGTTTGCAAACGGTGGGTTTAATACAACAGATGCTTCGCTCATTTACAGGCGTATCGGTATCAGTGCAGGGGTTTCCTTTACGATGACCTTATTTGATGGCAGGCAGAAAGCGATTAATCGTACCAGAACAAACTTTTTACTTCAAACTACGCAAGCGTATAAAGAAAATTTCCTTAATCAAAATTCGGTACGGAAAAACAATTTCTTACAGCAAATAAATGCTATCGAAGAAAGAATCAGGCTGACCGAAACCCAGGTAAAAGAATATGATAAGCTGTTAGGATACTATAAACAGGAACTGATAAGAGGGCAAATTTCTGTTATCAATTATGTCAATACGATAAAGAACGCTATTGGTTTGGAAAAAGATTTCATCACGATGCAGACCAACCGTCAGTTACTGATCAATGCTTACAACTACTGGAATAAATAG